One part of the Dysidea avara chromosome 10, odDysAvar1.4, whole genome shotgun sequence genome encodes these proteins:
- the LOC136237256 gene encoding long-chain-fatty-acid--CoA ligase 1-like has translation MADFFTDPATLIGLGAVAAATAYYVATRPTPVKPPYPLENQSVELLGGSGERVSHLTKDGKLIEYMYEDTRTLYDGFQRGMRISGDGLCLGKREPPNGPYKFIKYSEVEDQFTAFGSGLIKLGIKPGQESFIGIYTKNCIEWVVTEQACSAYSMIVVPLYDTLGSEAVEYIINQTGIKAAVVATDKMKLLIGQASKCPTLKFVISISDSIPDDMAAMAKEANIELLTYDAVMDLGRQDSVDHQPASPDDICTICYTSGTTGMPKGVILTHGAIVSNVSAVNKHNEAAFVCTPDDVHISFLPLAHMMERAVQVMLYTCGAKIGFYSGDVKKLIDDVKELKPTLFIAVPRILYRIYDKVMLGVSQSAVKQFLFSRAMASKGRELDQGIVRRNSFWDTLVFRKIQDGLGGRVRLILTGSAPISKDVMRFTRCALGCAVIEGYGQTECVAGATMTLPYENTAGHVGAPLPSVMVKLVDVEDMNYFAANNEGEVCFKGPSVFKGYLKLEDKTREALDSDGWLHSGDIGRWLPNGALKIIDRKKSLIKLQQGEYVSPEKAEAVYLRSSLVEQAFVDGDSTKTYVVGIIVPDQEMLIPWAKSQSIEGTFSQLCKNETVKKAIMDDISKLGKEAKLFGFEQAKAIMLYDEPFSVENGLLTPTQKMKRPQLRHKFKDDIQEMYKHLP, from the exons ATGGCGGACTTTTTTACTGATCCAGCTACACTGATAGGACTAGGTGCTGTGGCTGCCGCGACTGCCTACTATGTAGCAACTCGCCCAACTCCAGTTAAACCGCCGTACCCTTTGGAAAACCAGTCCGTAGAACTTCTG GGTGGTAGTGGGGAAAGAGTATCACACTTAACTAAAGATGGTAAACTGATAGAGTACATGTATGAGGACACACGAACTCTTTATGATGGATTCCAGCGAGGCATGAGAATATCAG GAGATGGGCTATGCCTTGGTAAAAGAGAGCCTCCTAATGGACCTTACAAGTTCATCAAGTATAGCGAG GTTGAGGATCAGTTTACTGCTTTTGGGTCTGGTCTCATCAAGCTGGGAATAAAACCTGGTCAGGAGAGCTTCATTGGAATATATACCAAGAACTGTATTgag TGGGTGGTGACAGAACAAGCTTGCAGTGCCTATTCCATGATCGTTGTACCACTCTACGACACCCTCGGCTCTGAAGCAGTTGAATACATCATCAACCAAA CTGGAATTAAAGCCGCGGTGGTTGCTACTGATAAAATGAAACTCCTAATTGGTCAGGCTAGTAAATGTCCAACACTGAAGTTTGTGATAAGCATCAGTGATAGTATTCCTGATGACATGGCAGCAATGGCTAAGGAAGCTAACATTGAATTGTTGACTTATGATGCAGTGATG GACTTGGGTCGACAAGATTCAGTTGATCATCAA CCTGCAAGCCCTGATGATATCTGTACCATATGTTATACCAGTGGAACCACAG GTATGCCTAAGGGAGTCATTCTCACACATGGCGCAATTGTCAGTAATGTTTCGGCTGTCAACAAACATAAT GAGGCTGCATTTGTGTGTACCCCAGATGATGTACACATTTCATTTCTTCCGTTGGCTCACATGATGGAGAGAGCTGTTCAA GTGATGCTATACACTTGTGGGGCAAAGATCGGCTTTTATTCTGGTGATGTAAAGAAACTAATTGATGATGTAAAGGAGCTGAAGCCAACCTTGTTCATTGCAGTGCCAAGAATTTTGTACAGGATTTATGATAAG GTTATGTTGGGAGTGTCACAGTCTGCAGTGAAGCAATTCTTATTTAGCCGAGCCATGGCCAGTAAAGGACGTGAATTAGacca GGGCATTGTACGTCGCAACTCATTTTGGGACACTTTAGTGTTCAGGAAAATCCAAGATGGGCTTGGAGGTCGTGTACGTCTCATCCTCACTGGGTCTGCTCCTATCAGCAAAGAT GTTATGCGATTTACACGCTGTGCACTTGGCTGTGCAGTCATAGAAGGATATGGTCAAACAGAGTGTGTAGCAGGTGCCACCATGACACTGCCTTATGAGAACACCGCTG GACACGTTGGAGCACCTCTGCCAAGTGTGATGGTCAAACTGGTTGATGTCGAGGATATGAACTATTTTGCTGCCAACAATGAAGGAGAG GTTTGTTTCAAAGGTCCCAGTGTGTTCAAAGGCTACCTGAAGTTGGAAGATAAGACCAGGGAGGCTCTGGATAGTGATGGTTGGCTACATTCTGGGGACATCGGTCGATGGTTGCCTAATGGAGCACTGAAAATTATTGATCGCAAGAAGAGCCTCATCAAATTGcagcaa GGAGAGTATGTATCTCCAGAGAAAGCTGAGGCTGTGTATCTGAGGTCAAGTCTTGTAGAACAAGCATTTGTGGATGGAGACAGCACCaag ACTTATGTAGTTGGAATCATAGTACCAGACCAAGAGATGCTCATACCATGGGCTAAGAGTCAAAGCATTGAGGGCACCTTCTCCCAACTCTGCAAGAACGAG ACAGTTAAAAAAGCAATTATGGATGACATTTCAAAACTTGGAAAAGAAGCTAAACTGTTTGGTTTTGAACAG GCCAAGGCCATCATGTTATATGATGAACCATTTTCAGTAGAGAATGGACTACTGACTCCAACACAGAAGATGAAGCGGCCACAACTCAGGCACAAGTTCAAGGATGATATTCAAGAAATGTACAAACATTTACCATAG
- the LOC136236889 gene encoding uncharacterized protein, which yields MRKNEDEFRQPVPGTTLPKLPVEFPPRGELTEKTNVSVGVGVSRYLSLQLSRLATRWINFKVAWKENHAWPVFYCTLVASILSLNFGITLGYASPAIPELLTDDEVTSINDTSIVFSAMVPFGALVSGPIAGWLLDTLGRHMALMFCVVPYTTGWLLIILTRSTTGRAFLPILYIGRFFTGIGVGYTNAAVPLYASELSPSALRGLFVGFFGIFVATGILTIQMFGIIPGATYYWLPVVPLTTIVIFTILMAVSTKETPRWLQKTNRTKGARLVLLWLRGKHYNINKEQKQIADQLANEKKRNLFQKFKHKSARFPLFLGCCLVVFQQLSGINAITFYSEVIFSDIKSIGDNADIVSAACVGGSQVLGALILLVAIDKFGRRKLLLTCAATMSLSATTMAIYYIFNSQPYCNPDDDVNDCVEVLTPLAVISIMVYASSFAAAWGAVPYMVAAELLPLHIRGAGIGVVTCAGWTSSTIVLLAFEPYQETVKPWGAFFTFSLVMLCAFLFVLKFIPETKAKTLEDIQQSAFKSRKYRYSVYEWDADLDSDEPVMIRYFRRNSSMQLPNGAVNISVPNPISIRIPSPINESITSDDETQLENIESTYPGVMTDTEVDNYFLEDSTSVTQSLEYSTDASFDVETPETENTGKWARFKKAWATTRTWSITYTTLVTVMATLVMGYSLGYSSPALPDLETTDPDTSFNKTIHQDIFSALIPVGGLAGAIAAGWLVDFLGRRFALILSSIPFTLGWLLIVLSHATSGKFFRPVIYVGRFLTGFGTGYSTVCVPVMIAESAPTALRGFYSAFTQLAVTVGIFLVYAIGAFEGVTYYWLAIVPLGILPLFLILIKPLRETPRWLVSKGRRMEAGRALLWLRGNRYKIVEEQRQIEKSVKNSASKGLIKGLLEFRKKSCFHPLLVAIALMMFQQYSGINAIIFYSEEILDQIKSISNPRVVATLAVGGVQVIATVVGVVLADIAGRRKLLITGALAMCISMATLGLYYFFNTEPYCHPDSSKCKDNLTWMALVSLMMYIIGYSIAWGALPWVIAAEIIPLHVRGTGIGISTFVNWSSAAIVTGFFKEYVKLVKIWGAFWSFSIVMLLAAVFTFIFVPETKGKTLEEIEKLFNKKKRKPRRLNVPVN from the exons ATGAGGAAGAATGAAGACGAATTTAGACAACCAGTGCCAGGAACTACACTACCTAAACTTCCTGTCGAGTTTCCCCCTCGTGGCGAGTTGACCGAAAAGACGAACGTgagtgtgggtgtgggtgtgagCAGGTACTTGTCTCTTCAATTGTCTCGGTTAGCTACCAGGTGGATTAACTTTAAGGTGGCGTGGAAAGAGAACCATGCTTGGCCAGTGTTCTACTGTACGCTCGTGGCGAGCATTCTTTCGTTAAATTTTGGTATCACTCTGGGGTACGCCTCACCAGCTATACCTGAACTGCTAACAGACGACGAAGTGACAAGCATTAATGATACTTCCATAGTGTTCTCAGCAATGGTGCCATTTGGTGCTCTAGTCAGTGGACCAATAGCTGGCTGGCTACTTGATACACTAGGTAGACACATGGCTCTAATGTTCTGTGTTGTACCGTACACTACTGGATGGTTGTTGATCATTTTAACACGTTCAACTACAGGACGAGCGTTTCTCCCCATCCTTTACATTGGACGATTCTTCACTGGAATAGGAGTGGGGTATACCAATGCTGCTGTACCATTGTACGCTTCGGAGTTATCACCTAGTGCACTTAGAGGTTTATTTGTGGGCTTTTTTGGCATATTTGTTGCTACTGGGATTTTGACTATTCAAATGTTTGGAATTATTCCTGGAGCAACATACTACTGGTTACCTGTTGTACCACTTACAACTATCGTCATCTTCACCATACTAATGGCAGTGTCAACCAAGGAGACCCCCAGGTGGCTACAGAAGACCAATAGAACTAAAGGTGCTAGACTTGTATTGCTGTGGCTACGGGGCAAGCACTATAACATCAACAAAGaacaaaaacaaattgcagATCAACTTGCAAATGAGAAGAAACGGAATCTTTTTCAAAAGTTTAAGCACAAGTCAGCACGTTTCCCCTTATTTCTAGGATGCTGTCTGGTTGTTTTTCAACAATTGAGTGGAATCAATGCCATCACATTTTACTCTGAAGTGATATTCAGTGATATCAAGAGTATTGGTGATAATGCTGATATAGTTTCTGCTGCTTGTGTCGGAGGATCACAAGTATTAGGAGCATTAATTCTGCTAGTTGCAATTGACAAATTTGGGAGACGCAAGCTACTGCTAACTTGTGCAGCTACTATGAGTCTAAGTGCCACTACAATGGCAATATATTACATCTTTAACTCTCAACCTTATTGTAACCCAGATGATGATGTGAATGATTGTGTAGAGGTGTTAACACCATTGGCAGTTATTAGTATAATGGTTTATGCTAGTAGCTTTGCAGCAGCTTGGGGTGCTGTGCCTTATATGGTAGCAGCTGAATTGCTCCCACTTCATATCAGAGGTGCTGGGATTGGTGTTGTAACTTGTGCTGGGTGGACTTCGTCAACTATTGTGTTATTAGCCTTTGAGCCATATCAAGAAACAGTCAAGCCATGGGGAGCTTTCTTCACCTTCAGCTTGGTCATGTTATGTGCTTTTCTGTTTGTACTAAAGTTTATCCCAGAGACAAAAGCCAAGACTTTGGAAGATATACAACAAAGTGCATTTAAGTCAAGGAAATACAGGTATTCTGTTTATGAGTGGGATGCTGATTTGGACAGTGACGAGCCAGTGATGATCAGATATTTCCGCAGAAATAGTTCTATGCAACTTCCCAATGGAGCTGTCAATATATCTGTTCCTAATCCTATCAGTATACGTATTCCTAGTCCTATCAATGAAAGCATCACTAGTGATGATGAAACTCAGCTTGAGAATATAGAGTCAACC TACCCTGGTGTGATGACAGATACAGAAGTAGACAATTACTTTCTAGAGGACAGCACCTCTGTAACTCAATCGTTGGAGTACTCGACTGATGCTTCTTTCGATGTGGAGACCCCAGAGACGGAAAATACTGGAAAGTGGGCGCGGTTCAAAAAGGCATGGGCGACAACTCGCACCTGGTCGATCACTTATACAACGTTAGTAACAGTAATGGCGACTCTAGTAATGGGATACTCGCTAGGATATTCTTCTCCGGCCCTTCCTGACCTAGAAACTACAGACCCAGATACAAGTTTTAATAAGACAATCCATCAAGATATATTTTCAGCATTAATACCAGTTGGAGGGCTGGCAGGGGCCATTGCAGCAGGGTGGTTGGTTGATTTTCTGGGCAGACGGTTTGCTTTGATCCTCAGTAGTATTCCCTTTACTTTGGGTTGGTTATTGATTGTGTTGTCACATGCAACAAGTGGGAAATTTTTCCGCCCGGTCATTTACGTTGGAAGATTTTTGACTGGTTTTGGAACAGGATATTCTACCGTCTGTGTTCCCGTGATGATTGCCGAATCAGCTCCAACAGCATTGAGAGGATTCTATTCAGCTTTTACTCAGCTTGCCGTAACTGTTGGCATCTTCCTGGTGTATGCTATTGGAGCATTTGAAGGGGTGACTTATTACTGGCTTGCTATTGTTCCTTTAGGGATCCTACCCTTGTTTCTTATCCTCATAAAGCCACTGAGAGAGACCCCTCGATGGCTCGTTAGCAAGGGAAGAAGGATGGAAGCAGGTCGGGCCCTCCTGTGGCTCAGAGGAAACAGATACAAGATTGTGGAAGAACAACGACAAATAGAAAAGTCTGTCAAGAATTCTGCAAGCAAAGGATTAATAAAAGGACTGCTAGAGTTTAGAAAGAAGTCATGTTTCCATCCACTGCTTGTGGCCATTGCTCTAATGATGTTTCAACAGTACAGTGGCATCAATGCCATCATATTCTACAGTGAAGAAATCCTTGACCAAATAAAGAGTATTTCAAATCCTCGAGTGGTTGCAACACTGGCTGTAGGTGGAGTGCAGGTTATAGCCACAGTTGTTGGAGTAGTGTTGGCAGATATTGCTGGCAGACGAAAGCTACTGATTACTGGGGCACTGGCAATGTGTATTAGTATGGCCACCCTAGGCCTTTACTACTTCTTTAATACTGAACCATACTGCCACCCTGATTCATCGAAGTGCAAAGACAATTTAACTTGGATGGCACTGGTCAGTTTGATGATGTACATTATTGGATATTCAATTGCTTGGGGAGCCTTACCTTGGGTGATTGCTGCTGAGATTATCCCATTACATGTACGAGGAACTGGAATTGGTATATCAACTTTTGTTAATTGGAGTTCGGCTGCAATAGTGACTGGATTTTTTAAAGAGTATGTCAAATTGGTCAAAATCTGGGGAGCATTTTGGTCTTTTAGCATCGTAATGTTGCTAGCTGCTGTGTTTACTTTTATATTTGTACCAGAAACTAAAGGAAAAACTCTAGAAGAAATTGAGAAATTATTTAACAAAAAGAAGCGAAAGCCACGACGTTTAAATGTACCTGTAAATTaa